In Corynebacterium aquatimens, one genomic interval encodes:
- a CDS encoding dynamin family protein, with amino-acid sequence MPVPRGQAPAQQVGAQHPQPSARQRAAHALNHYAEKLLRPNGLDDVADRALEAFSTEKQRNVVVLIGEVKRGKSTLANALVGSPGLTPTGAGTTTNIPIALGPANESVPEGKVALYTGSGSTLVDAHELDQWVNSKTGTIPVGDQEEAVLRAYCAVPNSKMGPAVVIDAPGIGGIDDVDPQVANDTAAQASVIVIVADSTAPLTKPEMNYIKAASESTESIVVAVTKTDKNLTRWRSIVDNDKALIKQHIGRDIPVIGVSSLLPDLNVGRHSGVDTERMEELSGIKELRGFIQQQFRGAENIPASNALRILVEGVRELDTRWENRLKVVREGASVVPELKKDLEKLETIRTNAEQWDIFLQRDITRARQAATARLDDELGEIRKKWTDIIDKAGMKTLRSNPSHFTAKIEQDFQEAAMKAIAEFVAQIEQQVILPRFPNANDRSKVIGEIQKQIELGEIKTSEVKSGSKDAFDPMMLMMGFSGGSITATALSSWGLAAALLGPAGVIAVGIGVGASWIGINFGFRAMRQGKQKLTQWLRETMGVTRSHAERSMSTITSYAQPVIKIRFKENNKAAIADLQKRIKEAQEADAQDREARKQEIAKLERNREVTASVIQNVEKLRAELSRIDTIPDQRRAQIEAQPQLAQSVNAELTPPAPGASL; translated from the coding sequence ATGCCGGTGCCACGAGGGCAAGCTCCCGCCCAACAGGTAGGCGCACAGCATCCGCAGCCGTCTGCCCGCCAGCGCGCAGCGCACGCGCTGAACCACTACGCGGAAAAATTGCTGCGCCCCAACGGGCTCGATGACGTTGCGGATCGTGCGCTCGAGGCATTCTCCACGGAGAAGCAGCGCAACGTAGTAGTGCTCATCGGTGAGGTCAAGCGCGGCAAGTCAACGCTGGCGAATGCGCTCGTGGGCAGCCCTGGCCTTACCCCGACGGGGGCGGGCACAACCACGAATATCCCTATTGCGCTTGGGCCGGCAAACGAGTCGGTGCCGGAGGGCAAGGTTGCGTTGTACACGGGTTCCGGGTCGACGCTCGTGGACGCGCATGAGCTGGACCAGTGGGTGAACTCTAAAACAGGCACGATCCCCGTGGGTGACCAAGAGGAAGCAGTGCTTCGCGCCTACTGCGCGGTGCCGAATTCAAAGATGGGCCCAGCCGTAGTCATCGACGCGCCGGGTATCGGTGGGATTGATGACGTTGACCCTCAGGTGGCTAATGACACGGCTGCTCAGGCCAGCGTGATTGTGATCGTGGCGGATTCCACGGCGCCGTTGACAAAGCCCGAGATGAACTACATCAAGGCTGCGAGCGAATCCACCGAATCCATCGTGGTTGCGGTGACCAAGACGGATAAGAACCTCACGCGCTGGCGCAGCATCGTGGACAATGACAAGGCTTTGATCAAGCAGCACATCGGTCGTGACATCCCAGTAATCGGCGTCTCGTCCCTGCTGCCGGACCTCAATGTTGGCCGTCATTCAGGCGTGGATACGGAGCGAATGGAAGAGCTTTCCGGCATTAAAGAACTGCGCGGGTTCATCCAACAACAGTTCCGCGGTGCGGAGAACATCCCAGCGTCCAACGCGCTGCGCATACTGGTGGAGGGAGTCCGTGAGCTGGATACTCGGTGGGAGAATCGGCTCAAGGTCGTCCGTGAAGGCGCCAGCGTTGTTCCGGAGCTAAAGAAGGATCTGGAAAAGCTGGAGACCATCAGAACCAACGCGGAGCAGTGGGACATCTTCCTCCAGCGCGACATCACTCGTGCCCGCCAGGCGGCGACAGCCAGGCTTGATGACGAGTTGGGTGAGATCCGCAAGAAGTGGACCGACATCATTGACAAAGCTGGGATGAAGACCCTGCGCTCGAACCCGAGTCACTTCACCGCAAAAATTGAGCAGGACTTCCAAGAAGCCGCGATGAAGGCGATCGCGGAATTCGTTGCCCAAATTGAGCAGCAAGTGATCCTTCCGCGTTTCCCCAACGCCAACGACCGCAGCAAAGTCATCGGCGAAATCCAGAAACAGATCGAGCTGGGCGAGATCAAGACCTCCGAGGTTAAAAGCGGAAGCAAGGACGCGTTCGATCCGATGATGCTGATGATGGGCTTTTCCGGCGGCAGCATTACCGCTACCGCGCTGAGCTCATGGGGCCTCGCCGCTGCGTTGCTCGGACCAGCTGGGGTCATCGCCGTCGGAATCGGTGTCGGTGCCAGCTGGATCGGAATTAACTTCGGCTTCCGCGCAATGCGCCAAGGAAAGCAAAAGCTCACCCAGTGGTTGCGCGAAACGATGGGCGTGACGCGCAGCCACGCTGAGCGATCCATGTCCACAATCACGAGCTACGCGCAGCCCGTGATCAAAATCCGGTTCAAAGAGAACAACAAGGCAGCTATCGCGGATCTTCAAAAGCGCATCAAAGAGGCGCAGGAAGCGGATGCTCAAGACCGGGAGGCTCGCAAGCAGGAGATCGCGAAACTGGAAAGAAACCGCGAAGTAACCGCGTCCGTTATCCAAAACGTTGAGAAATTGCGCGCTGAGCTCTCACGCATCGACACGATCCCTGACCAGCGACGCGCGCAGATCGAGGCCCAGCCACAATTAGCCCAATCCGTGAACGCGGAACTCACTCCGCCCGCGCCGGGTGCGTCTTTGTAG
- a CDS encoding DUF7373 family lipoprotein — translation MTSFVVSASLILGLSACSSDSDREETSTSAAPPSSAAAEPVLETGEYKAEAHEPWKKPYNEDLGRTSSSYELAENVLLPMEIDQDLYKTALGGQYAKLEHLSRTFGDAVRDAVTPFEDNYEYGFQQVANNEKADRRGTNTVLRLSNPDTANEVANAIHQALLTSGLYLESLNEVNPNQPTQIAGMPDTLASIGLNDHSRKVYAITPHNEYVIISIAEDSGKEFAESDWQDEYNAEFLEEQTPLIDEIKATRTKDGFGATDERPDIDPTGVLRLTVFPDKNDKYLLPVGAITQRVAASYFKDAQSAWATLRQAGVERAGWNVVQLYPTKNNEAPNVIQSWARSSAAEGEIKDYDEPQGVPNTTCYSSDDESWVSYTCMLIFDNYIAISSTEDWYDKPEDDDAKERLSHRMAAQYLILKKEAEGSTAPSTDPSTASSTEGAKENEESESPSKSSSKSSNK, via the coding sequence GTGACTTCGTTCGTAGTTTCCGCATCACTCATTCTGGGTCTTTCCGCATGTTCGAGTGATTCAGACCGCGAGGAAACCTCTACCTCAGCCGCTCCGCCATCGAGCGCGGCTGCCGAGCCGGTGTTGGAAACCGGGGAGTACAAGGCCGAAGCTCACGAGCCGTGGAAAAAGCCCTACAACGAGGATCTGGGCCGGACCAGCTCTTCCTACGAGCTTGCAGAAAACGTGCTTCTCCCGATGGAGATCGACCAAGACCTCTATAAGACGGCTCTCGGCGGGCAGTACGCCAAGCTTGAACACCTCAGCCGCACCTTCGGCGATGCTGTGCGCGACGCCGTTACTCCCTTCGAGGACAACTACGAGTACGGCTTCCAGCAGGTAGCCAATAACGAAAAGGCCGACCGCCGGGGAACCAACACGGTTCTGCGCTTGTCCAACCCGGATACCGCAAACGAAGTAGCCAACGCGATTCACCAGGCACTGCTGACCTCCGGCCTCTACCTAGAAAGCCTTAACGAAGTCAACCCCAACCAGCCCACGCAGATCGCTGGGATGCCGGACACGTTGGCCTCCATCGGCCTCAATGACCATTCGCGGAAGGTCTACGCGATCACGCCGCACAATGAATATGTGATCATCAGCATTGCGGAGGATTCGGGGAAGGAGTTCGCGGAGTCCGACTGGCAGGATGAGTACAACGCCGAGTTCTTGGAGGAGCAGACCCCGCTTATCGACGAAATTAAGGCCACTCGGACCAAGGACGGTTTTGGCGCTACCGACGAACGTCCTGATATTGACCCGACTGGCGTTCTGCGCTTGACAGTCTTCCCGGATAAGAACGACAAATACTTGCTCCCTGTTGGTGCAATCACCCAGCGCGTTGCGGCTTCGTACTTCAAGGACGCGCAATCCGCGTGGGCAACGTTGCGTCAGGCCGGCGTGGAGCGCGCGGGCTGGAACGTGGTTCAGTTGTATCCGACCAAGAACAACGAGGCGCCGAATGTGATCCAGTCCTGGGCGCGTTCGTCCGCGGCGGAAGGCGAGATCAAAGACTACGACGAGCCGCAGGGCGTGCCGAACACGACCTGCTACTCCTCCGATGACGAGTCCTGGGTCAGCTACACCTGCATGCTGATCTTTGACAACTACATCGCCATCTCCTCAACCGAGGACTGGTACGACAAACCAGAAGATGATGACGCGAAAGAGCGCCTTTCCCACCGCATGGCCGCGCAATACCTCATCCTGAAGAAGGAAGCCGAGGGCTCGACCGCCCCCTCTACCGACCCCTCGACCGCCTCCTCTACCGAGGGGGCGAAGGAAAATGAGGAAAGCGAGTCTCCAAGCAAGTCATCCAGCAAGTCATCTAACAAGTAG